The Haloplanus sp. CK5-1 genome contains a region encoding:
- a CDS encoding MBL fold metallo-hydrolase: MKLRFLGGAREVGRSAVLVNDSLLLDFGMLTDTPPQFPVETPSPDSVVVSHGHLDHVGAIPSLLSGDARPPIHWTPPTRELALTLARDTLKLHGVSASGARGGSKRQGRFGGTLQCPFTENDVKRVTEVSETHGYGESFEAAGHEVTFFDAGHIPGSAHVSVSDGDTRLLYTGDFHTDDGGDSGSADDRNGPNGQRLVPGTTARPEADVVVCESTYADVDHERRGVVEERFAESVKTTLWEGGTVVVPAFAIGRTQEMMLVCEAHDIPCYVDGMGKDVTEMLRRHPEFVRDADALRRAKSHARFVTGRDGQRERITDQRAAIITTSGMLSGGPAMTYIPAIRTNPTNKITMTGYQVEGTPGRSLIETGRAEIDGRVMPVAAQVEQYDFSAHADREGLVSVLDSYRDSRILVNHGDRCAWFAEELRADGFDAEAPELGGTVVV, encoded by the coding sequence ATGAAGCTCCGGTTTCTCGGCGGCGCACGCGAGGTCGGACGAAGCGCCGTCCTCGTGAACGACTCCCTCCTCCTCGATTTCGGTATGTTGACCGACACGCCGCCGCAGTTCCCCGTGGAGACGCCCAGCCCCGACTCGGTCGTCGTCTCCCACGGCCACCTCGACCACGTCGGCGCGATTCCGTCGCTGCTGTCGGGCGACGCCCGGCCGCCGATCCACTGGACGCCACCGACCCGAGAACTCGCGCTCACGCTCGCCCGCGACACGCTGAAACTCCACGGCGTCTCCGCGAGCGGAGCGAGGGGTGGCTCGAAGCGTCAAGGACGCTTCGGCGGCACGCTCCAGTGTCCGTTCACCGAGAACGACGTCAAGCGGGTCACCGAGGTGTCCGAAACCCACGGCTACGGGGAGTCGTTCGAGGCCGCCGGCCACGAGGTGACGTTCTTCGACGCGGGACACATCCCGGGGAGCGCGCACGTCTCGGTCAGCGACGGCGACACCCGTCTGCTGTACACCGGCGACTTCCACACCGACGACGGGGGGGACTCGGGGAGTGCGGACGACCGGAACGGACCGAACGGCCAGCGACTCGTCCCCGGGACGACGGCACGCCCCGAAGCCGACGTCGTCGTCTGCGAGAGCACCTACGCCGACGTGGACCACGAGCGCCGAGGTGTGGTCGAGGAACGGTTCGCCGAGAGCGTCAAGACGACGCTGTGGGAGGGCGGGACGGTCGTCGTCCCGGCCTTCGCCATCGGACGGACTCAGGAGATGATGCTCGTCTGCGAGGCCCACGACATCCCCTGCTACGTCGACGGGATGGGTAAAGACGTCACCGAGATGCTCCGGCGCCACCCCGAGTTCGTCCGCGACGCGGACGCGCTTCGGCGGGCGAAGTCCCACGCTCGCTTCGTCACCGGCCGCGACGGACAGCGCGAGCGGATCACGGACCAGCGAGCGGCGATCATCACCACGAGCGGGATGCTCTCCGGCGGCCCCGCGATGACGTACATCCCCGCGATTCGAACCAATCCGACCAACAAGATCACCATGACCGGCTACCAAGTGGAGGGGACGCCGGGTCGGAGCCTGATCGAGACGGGGCGAGCCGAAATCGACGGACGGGTAATGCCCGTCGCTGCGCAGGTCGAACAGTACGACTTCTCTGCCCACGCCGACCGTGAGGGGCTGGTGTCGGTGCTCGATTCGTACCGCGACAGCCGGATACTGGTGAACCACGGCGACCGGTGTGCGTGGTTCGCCGAGGAACTCCGGGCCGACGGGTTCGACGCCGAGGCACCCGAACTGGGCGGGACGGTCGTGGTGTGA
- a CDS encoding alanyl-tRNA editing protein, protein MTDLRYLPDADDVTEFEATVVEVTDDYLVLDGTHFYPGGGGQPPDWGTLSWDGGRATVVDAEKNHGDVRHHVGTVEGDRPEAGTTVTGRIDADRRDRLRRMHTAQHVVSRVVLDAYGAATVGNRVSVDGAWIDFEPGDFDDEDLSIIERRSNEVIDRALPVEKEERPREAVEAAVPEGRTQLDQIPEHVDPLRVVAIGDFDLCPCGGTHVDRLGAVGRVRITNRVSKGESVDRIEYESKPESESDGH, encoded by the coding sequence ATGACGGACCTGCGCTACCTCCCCGACGCCGACGACGTCACCGAGTTCGAGGCGACCGTGGTCGAGGTGACCGACGACTACCTCGTCCTCGACGGGACGCACTTCTACCCGGGTGGCGGCGGGCAACCGCCGGACTGGGGGACGCTGTCGTGGGACGGCGGGCGGGCGACCGTCGTCGACGCGGAGAAGAATCACGGCGACGTGCGCCACCACGTCGGGACGGTGGAGGGCGACCGCCCCGAGGCGGGGACGACGGTCACCGGTCGGATCGACGCCGATCGCCGCGACCGACTCCGGCGGATGCACACCGCCCAACACGTCGTCTCGCGGGTCGTCCTCGACGCGTACGGGGCGGCGACCGTGGGAAACCGGGTGTCGGTCGACGGCGCGTGGATCGACTTCGAACCGGGCGACTTCGACGACGAGGATCTGTCGATCATCGAGCGGCGGTCGAACGAGGTGATCGATCGGGCCCTCCCGGTCGAGAAGGAAGAACGACCCCGCGAGGCGGTCGAGGCGGCGGTTCCTGAGGGGCGGACCCAACTCGACCAGATACCCGAGCACGTCGACCCGCTCCGTGTCGTCGCCATCGGCGACTTCGACCTGTGTCCCTGTGGCGGGACGCACGTCGACCGCCTCGGGGCGGTGGGGCGGGTCCGGATCACGAACCGCGTCTCGAAGGGGGAGAGCGTCGATCGGATCGAGTACGAGTCGAAGCCGGAGAGCGAAAGCGACGGACACTAA